One window of the Lytechinus variegatus isolate NC3 chromosome 3, Lvar_3.0, whole genome shotgun sequence genome contains the following:
- the LOC121411281 gene encoding uncharacterized protein LOC121411281 isoform X1 — translation MCALIGNWGRDQLGPYIGIGTWNCVHVGGVKRMMFSRASIKRNQDKPDIMAESRRTSMPQTLSELQLYRVLDRANLLPYYANFILQGGDDVQQLCEAGEDEFLEIMSLVGMGSKPLHVRRLQKALQEWVANPAAFQEPLASQSTHPGQMSGIDVPLAVNLPSHGHHSSGRWQHGNASTSSSPGHPSTTSATPSRISPGTSHQISTTTPPSFRPIGNLSSPSPAVFNAAPIARSDNPVLSREIVENIRASAENVVHSEGLSPMPLNKKVTREVEYILSMSPDHPSRMDEIRKWSSIYGRFDSKRKLEKPLTLHEVTVNEAASQLCNLDPHLILQREKLFPLARQVVRDSGYQYKHGQSRSSKGKSKGESKSKRAKINNDPDLNPNPRTVHAEIMKIRREERLNEITTLLSNIKTQQYDLKAKISIGKAEDNLQKVYDLQLELEKLTTQQLAYMTEQTDLIKKQKRSDRYYVAKAKAEGRDEDDEEEDILHEGSNNILQDDQQQHQSQHQQQQQQQQHQQTQQQQSQQQQQSQQQQQMPPQHMTSQPGQQHPGRRSKCSSPHVDQGEQHSTDNTNNQQQRQQQQQQQQHYNSASRTDDNDAQTESCGHMQRQMSSGQSVGQQGRRGKNQHSGHSGGHLGSQTRGSGQQHQQQQGSGEQHYNNPTTNPNNTLSGNQYNHISTTHQQHPGPDDVVHAGLPKRAAFKAQRQMMQHLLMDEGIRLAQTFGGYHQPPVTLVPNMPQSSHFHHGVVEQRQAVSSPSQPMRVMQH, via the exons ATGTGTGCCTTGATCGGTAATTGGGGGCGGGACCAGCTAGGCCCATACATTGGTATTGGTACTTGgaattgtgtacatgtaggtggtgtAAAAAGAATGATGTTTTCAAG agcCAGCATAAAGAGGAACCAGGACAAACCAGATATTATGGCAGAAAGTCGACGCACGTCCATGCCCCAGACCCTAAGTGAACTCCAGCTCTATCGAGTCTTAGACCGGGCCAATCTCCTCCCTTACTATGCCAACTTCATCCTTCAGGGTGGAGATGACGTTCAGCAGCTCTGTGAGGCAGGAGAGGATGAGTTTTTAGAGATCATGTCTTTGGTCGGGATGGGAAGCAAACCCCTCCATGTTAGACGTCTGCAAAAGGCACTGCAGGAGTGGGTTGCAAATCCAGCAGCTTTTCAG GAACCGCTAGCATCTCAGTCAACCCATCCAGGTCAGATGTCTGGTATTGACGTCCCTCTAGCTGTCAACCTCCCATCCCATGGTCATCACTCCTCAGGAAGATGGCAGCATGGGAACGCATCCACATCATCCTCACCGGGTCATCCGTCTACCACCAGTGCCACACCAAGTCGCATATCACCAGGAACCTCCCACCAAATATCTACCACCACCCCACCCAGCTTCCGCCCCATTGGGAACCTGTCATCCCCTTCCCCTGCTGTCTTCAACGCAGCCCCAATCGCTCGCTCGGACAACCCGGTCCTGAGCAGGGAGATTGTCGAGAACATCCGGGCTTCGGCGGAGAATGTTGTTCACTCGGAAGGACTGTCTCCAATGCCTCTTAACAAGAAGGTCACGAGGGAAGTTGAGTACATCCTTAGTATGTCTCCAGATCACCCAAGCAGGATGGATGAGATACGCAAGTGGTCAAGCATCTATGGCAGATTTGACTCCAAGCGTAAGCTGGAAAAACCTCTCACATTACATGAA GTAACCGTCAATGAAGCAGCCTCCCAGCTGTGCAATCTTGATCCTCATCTGATCTTACAGAGAGAGAAACTCTTTCCTCTAGCCAGACAAGTGGTCAGAGACAGTGGTTACCAGTATAAACATGGACAGTCAAG ATCATCAAAAGGCAAGTCCAAGGGCGAATCCAAAAGCAAGAGAGCAAAGATTAACAACGATCCGGATCTAAACCCAAACCCGCGGACGGTTCATGCAGAGATTATGAAGATCAGGAGAGAG GAGAGGTTGAACGAGATCACAACGCTGTTGAGCAACATCAAAACCCAACAGTACGACCTGAAGGCCAAGATATCCATCGGCAAAGCAGAGGACAATCTTCAGAAGGTCTACGATCTACAGTTAGAGTTGGAGAAACTGACCACCCAACAGCTGGCCTACATGACGGAGCAGACAGACCTGATCAAGAAACAGAAGCGATCAGACAG GTATTACGTTGCTAAAGCAAAAGCTGAAGGAAGGGATGAAGATGACGAAGAAGAGGATATTTTACATGAAGGTTCAAACAACATCTTGCAGGACGACCAACAACAGCATCAGTCTCagcatcaacaacaacaacaacagcaacaacaccAACAAACACAACAGCAACAGTCACAGCAGCAACAACAGTCACAACAACAGCAACAGATGCCTCCACAGCATATGACCTCACAACCAGGACAACAACATCCTG GTCGTAGGTCAAAGTGCTCCTCGCCACATGTTGATCAAGGAGAGCAACACAGCACTGACAACACCAACAACCAACAACAAAGacaacagcagcaacaacaacaacagcactACAACTCTGCATCAAGGACTGATGATAACGACGCACAAACCGAATCCTGTGGACACATGCAAAGACAGATGAGCAGTGGTCAGTCAGTTGGCCAACAAGGTAGGAGGGGTAAGAATCAGCATAGTGGTCATTCTGGTGGTCACTTGGGTAGTCAGACCAGGGGATCTGGTCAGCAACATCAACAGCAACAAGGGAGTGGGGAGCAACACTACAACAACCCTACCACCAATCCAAACAACACTCTATCCGGCAATCAGTACAACCACATCTCTACTACCCACCAGCAGCATCCAGGTCCTGATGATGTCGTCCACGCCGGTCTGCCAAAGAGGGCGGCATTCAAGGCCCAACGCCAGATGATGCAGCACCTGTTAATGGATGAGGGGATAAGATTAGCACAGACGTTTGGAGGCTACCATCAACCGCCGGTGACCTTAGTACCAAATATGCCTCAGAGTAGTCACTTCCATCATGGTGTTGTTGAACAACGTCAAGCAGTTAGCTCACCATCACAGCCTATGAGAGTCATGCAACATTAG
- the LOC121411281 gene encoding RNA polymerase II degradation factor 1-like isoform X3 codes for MAESRRTSMPQTLSELQLYRVLDRANLLPYYANFILQGGDDVQQLCEAGEDEFLEIMSLVGMGSKPLHVRRLQKALQEWVANPAAFQEPLASQSTHPGQMSGIDVPLAVNLPSHGHHSSGRWQHGNASTSSSPGHPSTTSATPSRISPGTSHQISTTTPPSFRPIGNLSSPSPAVFNAAPIARSDNPVLSREIVENIRASAENVVHSEGLSPMPLNKKVTREVEYILSMSPDHPSRMDEIRKWSSIYGRFDSKRKLEKPLTLHEVTVNEAASQLCNLDPHLILQREKLFPLARQVVRDSGYQYKHGQSRSSKGKSKGESKSKRAKINNDPDLNPNPRTVHAEIMKIRREERLNEITTLLSNIKTQQYDLKAKISIGKAEDNLQKVYDLQLELEKLTTQQLAYMTEQTDLIKKQKRSDRYYVAKAKAEGRDEDDEEEDILHEGSNNILQDDQQQHQSQHQQQQQQQQHQQTQQQQSQQQQQSQQQQQMPPQHMTSQPGQQHPGRRSKCSSPHVDQGEQHSTDNTNNQQQRQQQQQQQQHYNSASRTDDNDAQTESCGHMQRQMSSGQSVGQQGRRGKNQHSGHSGGHLGSQTRGSGQQHQQQQGSGEQHYNNPTTNPNNTLSGNQYNHISTTHQQHPGPDDVVHAGLPKRAAFKAQRQMMQHLLMDEGIRLAQTFGGYHQPPVTLVPNMPQSSHFHHGVVEQRQAVSSPSQPMRVMQH; via the exons ATGGCAGAAAGTCGACGCACGTCCATGCCCCAGACCCTAAGTGAACTCCAGCTCTATCGAGTCTTAGACCGGGCCAATCTCCTCCCTTACTATGCCAACTTCATCCTTCAGGGTGGAGATGACGTTCAGCAGCTCTGTGAGGCAGGAGAGGATGAGTTTTTAGAGATCATGTCTTTGGTCGGGATGGGAAGCAAACCCCTCCATGTTAGACGTCTGCAAAAGGCACTGCAGGAGTGGGTTGCAAATCCAGCAGCTTTTCAG GAACCGCTAGCATCTCAGTCAACCCATCCAGGTCAGATGTCTGGTATTGACGTCCCTCTAGCTGTCAACCTCCCATCCCATGGTCATCACTCCTCAGGAAGATGGCAGCATGGGAACGCATCCACATCATCCTCACCGGGTCATCCGTCTACCACCAGTGCCACACCAAGTCGCATATCACCAGGAACCTCCCACCAAATATCTACCACCACCCCACCCAGCTTCCGCCCCATTGGGAACCTGTCATCCCCTTCCCCTGCTGTCTTCAACGCAGCCCCAATCGCTCGCTCGGACAACCCGGTCCTGAGCAGGGAGATTGTCGAGAACATCCGGGCTTCGGCGGAGAATGTTGTTCACTCGGAAGGACTGTCTCCAATGCCTCTTAACAAGAAGGTCACGAGGGAAGTTGAGTACATCCTTAGTATGTCTCCAGATCACCCAAGCAGGATGGATGAGATACGCAAGTGGTCAAGCATCTATGGCAGATTTGACTCCAAGCGTAAGCTGGAAAAACCTCTCACATTACATGAA GTAACCGTCAATGAAGCAGCCTCCCAGCTGTGCAATCTTGATCCTCATCTGATCTTACAGAGAGAGAAACTCTTTCCTCTAGCCAGACAAGTGGTCAGAGACAGTGGTTACCAGTATAAACATGGACAGTCAAG ATCATCAAAAGGCAAGTCCAAGGGCGAATCCAAAAGCAAGAGAGCAAAGATTAACAACGATCCGGATCTAAACCCAAACCCGCGGACGGTTCATGCAGAGATTATGAAGATCAGGAGAGAG GAGAGGTTGAACGAGATCACAACGCTGTTGAGCAACATCAAAACCCAACAGTACGACCTGAAGGCCAAGATATCCATCGGCAAAGCAGAGGACAATCTTCAGAAGGTCTACGATCTACAGTTAGAGTTGGAGAAACTGACCACCCAACAGCTGGCCTACATGACGGAGCAGACAGACCTGATCAAGAAACAGAAGCGATCAGACAG GTATTACGTTGCTAAAGCAAAAGCTGAAGGAAGGGATGAAGATGACGAAGAAGAGGATATTTTACATGAAGGTTCAAACAACATCTTGCAGGACGACCAACAACAGCATCAGTCTCagcatcaacaacaacaacaacagcaacaacaccAACAAACACAACAGCAACAGTCACAGCAGCAACAACAGTCACAACAACAGCAACAGATGCCTCCACAGCATATGACCTCACAACCAGGACAACAACATCCTG GTCGTAGGTCAAAGTGCTCCTCGCCACATGTTGATCAAGGAGAGCAACACAGCACTGACAACACCAACAACCAACAACAAAGacaacagcagcaacaacaacaacagcactACAACTCTGCATCAAGGACTGATGATAACGACGCACAAACCGAATCCTGTGGACACATGCAAAGACAGATGAGCAGTGGTCAGTCAGTTGGCCAACAAGGTAGGAGGGGTAAGAATCAGCATAGTGGTCATTCTGGTGGTCACTTGGGTAGTCAGACCAGGGGATCTGGTCAGCAACATCAACAGCAACAAGGGAGTGGGGAGCAACACTACAACAACCCTACCACCAATCCAAACAACACTCTATCCGGCAATCAGTACAACCACATCTCTACTACCCACCAGCAGCATCCAGGTCCTGATGATGTCGTCCACGCCGGTCTGCCAAAGAGGGCGGCATTCAAGGCCCAACGCCAGATGATGCAGCACCTGTTAATGGATGAGGGGATAAGATTAGCACAGACGTTTGGAGGCTACCATCAACCGCCGGTGACCTTAGTACCAAATATGCCTCAGAGTAGTCACTTCCATCATGGTGTTGTTGAACAACGTCAAGCAGTTAGCTCACCATCACAGCCTATGAGAGTCATGCAACATTAG
- the LOC121411281 gene encoding uncharacterized protein LOC121411281 isoform X2 translates to MCALIGNWGRDQLGPYIGIGTWNCVHVGGVKRMMFSRASIKRNQDKPDIMAESRRTSMPQTLSELQLYRVLDRANLLPYYANFILQGGDDVQQLCEAGEDEFLEIMSLVGMGSKPLHVRRLQKALQEWVANPAAFQEPLASQSTHPGQMSGIDVPLAVNLPSHGHHSSGRWQHGNASTSSSPGHPSTTSATPSRISPGTSHQISTTTPPSFRPIGNLSSPSPAVFNAAPIARSDNPVLSREIVENIRASAENVVHSEGLSPMPLNKKVTREVEYILSMSPDHPSRMDEIRKWSSIYGRFDSKRKLEKPLTLHEVTVNEAASQLCNLDPHLILQREKLFPLARQVVRDSGYQYKHGQSRSSKGKSKGESKSKRAKINNDPDLNPNPRTVHAEIMKIRRERLNEITTLLSNIKTQQYDLKAKISIGKAEDNLQKVYDLQLELEKLTTQQLAYMTEQTDLIKKQKRSDRYYVAKAKAEGRDEDDEEEDILHEGSNNILQDDQQQHQSQHQQQQQQQQHQQTQQQQSQQQQQSQQQQQMPPQHMTSQPGQQHPGRRSKCSSPHVDQGEQHSTDNTNNQQQRQQQQQQQQHYNSASRTDDNDAQTESCGHMQRQMSSGQSVGQQGRRGKNQHSGHSGGHLGSQTRGSGQQHQQQQGSGEQHYNNPTTNPNNTLSGNQYNHISTTHQQHPGPDDVVHAGLPKRAAFKAQRQMMQHLLMDEGIRLAQTFGGYHQPPVTLVPNMPQSSHFHHGVVEQRQAVSSPSQPMRVMQH, encoded by the exons ATGTGTGCCTTGATCGGTAATTGGGGGCGGGACCAGCTAGGCCCATACATTGGTATTGGTACTTGgaattgtgtacatgtaggtggtgtAAAAAGAATGATGTTTTCAAG agcCAGCATAAAGAGGAACCAGGACAAACCAGATATTATGGCAGAAAGTCGACGCACGTCCATGCCCCAGACCCTAAGTGAACTCCAGCTCTATCGAGTCTTAGACCGGGCCAATCTCCTCCCTTACTATGCCAACTTCATCCTTCAGGGTGGAGATGACGTTCAGCAGCTCTGTGAGGCAGGAGAGGATGAGTTTTTAGAGATCATGTCTTTGGTCGGGATGGGAAGCAAACCCCTCCATGTTAGACGTCTGCAAAAGGCACTGCAGGAGTGGGTTGCAAATCCAGCAGCTTTTCAG GAACCGCTAGCATCTCAGTCAACCCATCCAGGTCAGATGTCTGGTATTGACGTCCCTCTAGCTGTCAACCTCCCATCCCATGGTCATCACTCCTCAGGAAGATGGCAGCATGGGAACGCATCCACATCATCCTCACCGGGTCATCCGTCTACCACCAGTGCCACACCAAGTCGCATATCACCAGGAACCTCCCACCAAATATCTACCACCACCCCACCCAGCTTCCGCCCCATTGGGAACCTGTCATCCCCTTCCCCTGCTGTCTTCAACGCAGCCCCAATCGCTCGCTCGGACAACCCGGTCCTGAGCAGGGAGATTGTCGAGAACATCCGGGCTTCGGCGGAGAATGTTGTTCACTCGGAAGGACTGTCTCCAATGCCTCTTAACAAGAAGGTCACGAGGGAAGTTGAGTACATCCTTAGTATGTCTCCAGATCACCCAAGCAGGATGGATGAGATACGCAAGTGGTCAAGCATCTATGGCAGATTTGACTCCAAGCGTAAGCTGGAAAAACCTCTCACATTACATGAA GTAACCGTCAATGAAGCAGCCTCCCAGCTGTGCAATCTTGATCCTCATCTGATCTTACAGAGAGAGAAACTCTTTCCTCTAGCCAGACAAGTGGTCAGAGACAGTGGTTACCAGTATAAACATGGACAGTCAAG ATCATCAAAAGGCAAGTCCAAGGGCGAATCCAAAAGCAAGAGAGCAAAGATTAACAACGATCCGGATCTAAACCCAAACCCGCGGACGGTTCATGCAGAGATTATGAAGATCAGGAGAGAG AGGTTGAACGAGATCACAACGCTGTTGAGCAACATCAAAACCCAACAGTACGACCTGAAGGCCAAGATATCCATCGGCAAAGCAGAGGACAATCTTCAGAAGGTCTACGATCTACAGTTAGAGTTGGAGAAACTGACCACCCAACAGCTGGCCTACATGACGGAGCAGACAGACCTGATCAAGAAACAGAAGCGATCAGACAG GTATTACGTTGCTAAAGCAAAAGCTGAAGGAAGGGATGAAGATGACGAAGAAGAGGATATTTTACATGAAGGTTCAAACAACATCTTGCAGGACGACCAACAACAGCATCAGTCTCagcatcaacaacaacaacaacagcaacaacaccAACAAACACAACAGCAACAGTCACAGCAGCAACAACAGTCACAACAACAGCAACAGATGCCTCCACAGCATATGACCTCACAACCAGGACAACAACATCCTG GTCGTAGGTCAAAGTGCTCCTCGCCACATGTTGATCAAGGAGAGCAACACAGCACTGACAACACCAACAACCAACAACAAAGacaacagcagcaacaacaacaacagcactACAACTCTGCATCAAGGACTGATGATAACGACGCACAAACCGAATCCTGTGGACACATGCAAAGACAGATGAGCAGTGGTCAGTCAGTTGGCCAACAAGGTAGGAGGGGTAAGAATCAGCATAGTGGTCATTCTGGTGGTCACTTGGGTAGTCAGACCAGGGGATCTGGTCAGCAACATCAACAGCAACAAGGGAGTGGGGAGCAACACTACAACAACCCTACCACCAATCCAAACAACACTCTATCCGGCAATCAGTACAACCACATCTCTACTACCCACCAGCAGCATCCAGGTCCTGATGATGTCGTCCACGCCGGTCTGCCAAAGAGGGCGGCATTCAAGGCCCAACGCCAGATGATGCAGCACCTGTTAATGGATGAGGGGATAAGATTAGCACAGACGTTTGGAGGCTACCATCAACCGCCGGTGACCTTAGTACCAAATATGCCTCAGAGTAGTCACTTCCATCATGGTGTTGTTGAACAACGTCAAGCAGTTAGCTCACCATCACAGCCTATGAGAGTCATGCAACATTAG